From the Lysobacter sp. FW306-1B-D06B genome, one window contains:
- the aqpZ gene encoding aquaporin Z — MIRKLAAEFIGTFWLVLGGCGSAVLAAKFNSGGVEIGIGLVGVSLAFGLTVLTGAYALGHISGGHFNPAVSFGLWAGGRFPTGELVPYIFAQVLGGILAAFVLLHIAGGAPGFTIDPNAAGTFATNGFGSHSPGGYGIGAAFLCELVMTAMFLIVILGATHTRAPAGFAPIAIGLALTLIHLISIPVTNTSVNPARSTAVAVFGGPVAMSQLWLFWVAPIAGGLLGGVVYRWLGQYGPEVAGTRR; from the coding sequence ATGATCAGGAAGCTTGCGGCCGAGTTCATCGGCACGTTCTGGTTGGTGCTTGGCGGTTGCGGAAGTGCAGTGCTCGCGGCGAAGTTCAATTCGGGCGGTGTCGAGATCGGCATCGGCCTGGTCGGCGTCTCGCTCGCCTTCGGCCTCACGGTCCTCACCGGCGCGTACGCGCTGGGTCATATCTCGGGCGGCCATTTCAATCCTGCCGTGAGTTTCGGCCTGTGGGCCGGCGGCCGTTTCCCGACCGGCGAACTGGTGCCTTACATCTTCGCCCAGGTGCTGGGCGGCATCCTCGCCGCGTTCGTCCTGTTGCATATCGCCGGTGGGGCGCCGGGCTTCACCATCGATCCCAATGCCGCCGGCACGTTCGCCACCAACGGCTTCGGCTCGCACTCGCCCGGCGGGTACGGCATCGGTGCGGCGTTCCTGTGCGAGCTGGTGATGACGGCGATGTTCCTGATCGTGATCCTCGGCGCCACGCACACGCGCGCGCCGGCGGGCTTCGCGCCCATCGCGATTGGTCTTGCGCTGACGCTGATCCACCTGATCTCCATCCCGGTCACCAATACGTCGGTGAACCCGGCGCGTTCCACCGCCGTGGCGGTGTTCGGCGGCCCGGTGGCGATGTCGCAGCTGTGGCTGTTCTGGGTCGCGCCGATCGCCGGCGGCCTGCTCGGCGGCGTGGTCTATCGCTGGCTCGGTCAGTACGGTCCGGAGGTCGCGGGCACGCGTCGCTGA
- a CDS encoding pirin family protein, translating to MSNAHDFARIGRTLRGMPASDGAGVRLTRVIGTPQLEMLDPFLMLDEFGTDKPEDYLAGFPEHPHRGFETVTYMLDGRMRHKDNHGNEGVLVPGSVQWMTAGRGLVHSEMPEQQEGRMRGFQLWVNLPAAEKMAEPQYQEFAPDRIPLLQPAQGVRVKVIAGRVGDVAGPIRQPATDPVYLDIELAPGARWEYDLPEGHNAFAYVFEGAGSLGEGRDARPLSTQEIAVLIGGRTVRLEAGDGGLRAILVAGRPLREPVARYGPFVMNTKEQIMQAFVDYQEGRF from the coding sequence ATGAGCAACGCCCACGACTTCGCCCGCATCGGCCGCACCCTGCGCGGCATGCCCGCTTCCGACGGCGCCGGCGTGCGCCTGACGCGCGTGATCGGCACGCCGCAGCTGGAAATGCTCGACCCGTTCCTGATGCTGGACGAGTTCGGCACCGACAAGCCCGAGGATTACCTCGCCGGCTTCCCCGAGCATCCGCACCGTGGCTTCGAGACCGTCACCTACATGCTCGACGGCCGCATGCGCCACAAGGACAACCACGGCAACGAAGGCGTGCTCGTGCCCGGCAGCGTGCAGTGGATGACCGCCGGCCGCGGCCTGGTGCATTCGGAAATGCCCGAGCAGCAGGAAGGCCGCATGCGCGGCTTCCAGCTGTGGGTGAACCTGCCGGCCGCGGAGAAGATGGCGGAGCCGCAGTACCAGGAGTTCGCGCCCGACCGCATTCCGCTGCTGCAACCGGCGCAAGGCGTGCGCGTGAAGGTCATCGCGGGGCGCGTCGGCGACGTCGCCGGTCCCATTCGCCAGCCGGCGACCGATCCGGTCTACCTGGACATCGAACTCGCCCCCGGCGCGCGCTGGGAATATGACTTGCCCGAAGGCCACAACGCGTTCGCCTATGTATTCGAAGGCGCCGGTTCCCTCGGTGAGGGACGCGATGCGCGGCCGCTGTCGACGCAGGAAATCGCCGTGCTCATCGGCGGTCGTACCGTGCGCCTGGAAGCCGGCGACGGCGGCCTGCGCGCGATCCTCGTCGCCGGCCGTCCGCTGCGCGAGCCGGTCGCGCGCTACGGCCCGTTCGTGATGAACACCAAGGAGCAGATCATGCAGGCGTTCGTCGATTACCAGGAAGGGCGTTTTTAG
- a CDS encoding pirin family protein: MTLIVSPRVHDLGGFQVRRAVPSIQARSVGPFVFVDHMGPAVFEVGRGIDVRPHPHIGLATVTFLWSGTITHRDTLGSLQDINPGDVNWMTAGRGIAHSERTPGTLREHQHPLHGMQTWVALPRGSEEADPGFFHHPAATLPQQRRDGSWLRVVAGRGYGEESPVRVYADTLYVAIDLDADAELALDDSHPERALYVLEGDAQLDGADIPAMHLIVLDPGTRPTLRARTPVKAMLLGGEPLDGPRHLWWNFVSSSKERIEQAKQDWLEGRFGKVPGDDEFIPLPER; encoded by the coding sequence ATGACCCTCATCGTTTCCCCCCGTGTGCACGACCTCGGCGGGTTCCAGGTGCGTCGCGCCGTGCCGAGCATCCAGGCGCGATCGGTCGGGCCGTTCGTGTTCGTCGATCACATGGGGCCGGCGGTGTTCGAAGTCGGGCGCGGCATCGACGTGCGTCCGCACCCGCACATCGGGCTGGCGACGGTGACCTTCCTGTGGTCGGGCACGATCACCCACCGCGACACGCTCGGCAGCCTGCAGGACATCAACCCGGGCGACGTGAACTGGATGACCGCCGGCCGCGGCATCGCCCATTCCGAACGCACGCCGGGCACGCTGCGCGAGCACCAGCATCCGCTGCACGGCATGCAGACCTGGGTCGCGCTGCCGCGCGGCAGCGAAGAAGCCGACCCGGGCTTCTTCCACCACCCCGCCGCGACCCTGCCGCAGCAACGCCGCGACGGCAGCTGGCTGCGCGTGGTGGCCGGGCGCGGCTACGGCGAGGAATCGCCCGTGCGCGTGTACGCCGACACGCTCTATGTCGCCATCGACCTGGACGCCGACGCCGAACTCGCCCTGGACGACAGCCACCCCGAGCGCGCCCTCTACGTGCTGGAAGGCGACGCCCAGCTCGACGGCGCCGACATCCCGGCCATGCACCTGATCGTGCTCGACCCCGGCACCCGGCCGACACTGCGCGCCCGCACGCCCGTGAAGGCGATGCTGCTGGGCGGCGAGCCGCTCGACGGCCCGCGCCACCTGTGGTGGAACTTCGTGTCCAGCTCGAAGGAGCGGATCGAGCAGGCCAAGCAGGACTGGCTGGAGGGACGCTTCGGCAAGGTGCCCGGCGACGACGAGTTCATCCCCCTGCCCGAGCGCTGA
- a CDS encoding YadA-like family protein, translating to MAAKQQSPRARIAPQHEPLQQARPPRLRSAAWVMALLGAGVCSQAWSQATCTGPGGQVVLGAGSFVCGSSATASNATGNASAFGNQASATGFGAVALGAGAVTNGLQATAVGTQVQANAEGAIAVGGQSRANAEGAAAFGGFVDLNNDNLADAAEATTANFVNATAIGNNAQVSAANGSAFGNQSRAAANAVAVGQAAQATGAQATALGQGASVSVTGAVALGAGSVADRANTVSVGTASAQRQIVNVAAGTAPTDAVNLSQLNAVQIQVADGIRYFQADGLGDGTDDASTTGQFSIAAGSTAVANGPGTTALGSNSTATGEAAIAVGAFARATAEQTLAIGTGAQATVIGAQAFGIGANATADRALAVGGGSQATGATSMAAGNEVVASGQSSLALGYRSSATNTLTTAIGGWNDSNANGVVDANEVTLASGQGAIAFGPAAQATDTGTVSIGSDSTATAQASTAVGTISHATALGSAAFGFDASATQQAALALGGGSRATATNSTAVGTLAQAQAGNTIAIGFRSSAAATDSVVMGTNAQIAAVAANGISIGNNSQVNSLNGLAVGTGAIVAALDPSGTAIDNGIAIGNNSRSNNKDATAVGANAVANGQNSVAFGTAALAQGPQASAIGQNARATGSNSVALGTSALAQGNVSTALGQNSTATGSLSVALGQSADATASEALAVGNNAQATAANATSLGRSANASQTGALALGADSVASQVDAFAAGRGSAAAGAGSVALGAASFAAGPGDTAIGRNARVNADQSTAVGENATIAVGALQASAFGANTSVTASQGTALGFGSSVSAVNAVALGAGSVANLANTVSFGTVGAERRLVNVAPGVAPTDGVNVSQLGIVVGASTRYFKADGLNDGSDDAVASGLTSVAAGAGAQALGANSVAVGAASRAAGPSDTAVGRNAQVLADQSTAVGADSVIAVGALQSSAFGANTNVGATQGTALGFGASTTVDGGVALGAGSVSGRAIAPAVGVIPAGIHVIPFNTTDRTLLGAISVGTDTAYRQIINVADGTEGSDAVTVRQLQSAIGGVSSAGSMYFHANSTQADSLAVGAESIAVGPLAVVNADSGIGIGNGATIETAASDGIAIGRNTLVGGTSGVAVGVQAESFGAGSVALGGSALALQPLSVALGTGAVSSHLLSVAIGAESVTTVGPQTGYTAFGLAAPQNSIGEVSFGRASAARKLTHVAAGSDDTDAVNVAQLRAVQVAAGDALLWDAGANAFSANHLGAGPNKIVNLGDGAVGAGSTEAINGGQLYGSLQSMSNALTGSGALVNGNVLQAPQFVLDGNVFNDVASALQFLQSQGGGGGGSDARFTAQDAGPATATGTNAVAAGSNAQASADNSVALGANSVADRANTVSVGSAGAERQVANVAAGSAPTDAVNVQQMQAQSVTTLTQANAYTDARVQEIVAVPMQAIEDLRGEVEDEFRHTDRRINRQGAMNAAMIHMASSAANIQTDNRVSVGAGYSEGEEAVSIGYQRRLKPNVSFSMGAAFSGSEQSAGAGIGIGW from the coding sequence CCAGGCCAGTGCGACGGGCTTCGGCGCGGTTGCGCTGGGGGCCGGCGCGGTCACCAACGGTCTGCAGGCCACGGCGGTCGGCACGCAGGTGCAGGCCAATGCGGAAGGTGCGATCGCGGTGGGTGGGCAGTCGCGCGCAAACGCGGAAGGCGCTGCGGCGTTCGGCGGTTTCGTCGACCTCAACAACGACAACCTCGCCGACGCCGCCGAGGCGACGACGGCCAACTTCGTCAACGCCACCGCGATCGGCAACAACGCGCAGGTGAGTGCCGCGAACGGTTCGGCCTTCGGCAACCAGAGCCGCGCGGCGGCCAACGCGGTGGCGGTGGGACAGGCGGCGCAGGCCACCGGCGCGCAGGCCACGGCGCTGGGGCAGGGCGCCAGCGTCTCGGTGACCGGCGCGGTGGCGCTCGGCGCCGGGTCGGTGGCCGATCGCGCCAACACGGTTTCGGTGGGCACGGCCAGCGCGCAGCGGCAGATCGTCAACGTCGCCGCCGGCACCGCGCCGACGGATGCGGTCAACCTGAGCCAGCTCAACGCCGTGCAGATCCAGGTGGCCGACGGCATCCGCTACTTCCAGGCCGACGGCCTGGGCGACGGCACCGACGATGCCTCCACCACCGGCCAGTTCAGCATCGCCGCCGGCAGCACGGCGGTGGCGAACGGGCCCGGCACGACGGCGCTGGGCTCCAACAGCACTGCGACAGGCGAAGCGGCGATCGCGGTGGGCGCGTTCGCCCGCGCGACGGCCGAGCAGACGCTGGCCATCGGCACCGGCGCGCAGGCGACGGTGATCGGCGCGCAGGCGTTCGGCATCGGCGCCAATGCGACCGCCGATCGCGCGCTCGCCGTCGGCGGCGGTTCGCAGGCCACCGGCGCGACCAGCATGGCCGCGGGCAACGAGGTCGTCGCCAGCGGGCAGAGCAGCCTGGCGCTGGGGTATCGCAGTTCGGCGACGAACACGCTGACCACCGCCATCGGCGGCTGGAACGACAGCAACGCCAACGGCGTGGTGGACGCGAACGAAGTGACGCTGGCGTCCGGGCAAGGCGCCATCGCGTTCGGTCCGGCCGCGCAGGCCACCGACACCGGCACCGTTTCCATCGGCTCCGACAGCACCGCCACCGCGCAGGCGAGCACGGCGGTCGGCACGATCTCGCACGCGACCGCGCTGGGCAGCGCGGCGTTCGGCTTCGATGCCAGCGCCACGCAGCAGGCGGCGCTGGCGCTGGGCGGCGGCTCGCGCGCGACGGCGACCAACAGCACCGCCGTGGGCACGCTCGCGCAGGCGCAGGCGGGCAACACCATCGCCATCGGTTTCCGTTCCAGCGCCGCAGCCACCGACAGCGTGGTGATGGGCACCAACGCGCAGATCGCCGCCGTGGCTGCCAACGGCATTTCCATCGGCAACAACAGCCAGGTGAACTCGCTCAACGGCCTGGCCGTGGGCACCGGCGCGATAGTGGCGGCGCTCGATCCCAGCGGCACGGCGATCGACAACGGCATCGCCATCGGCAACAACAGCCGTTCCAACAACAAGGACGCCACCGCGGTCGGCGCGAACGCCGTCGCCAACGGCCAGAACAGCGTCGCCTTCGGCACCGCCGCGCTCGCGCAGGGGCCGCAGGCCAGCGCCATCGGCCAGAACGCGCGCGCGACCGGCAGCAACTCGGTCGCGCTGGGTACCTCGGCGCTGGCGCAGGGCAACGTGAGCACGGCGCTGGGGCAGAACTCCACCGCGACCGGCTCGCTCAGCGTCGCGCTCGGCCAGTCCGCCGATGCCACCGCGAGCGAAGCGCTGGCGGTGGGCAACAACGCGCAGGCGACGGCGGCCAATGCGACTTCGCTCGGCCGCTCCGCCAATGCATCGCAGACCGGTGCGTTGGCGCTGGGCGCGGACTCGGTCGCCTCGCAGGTGGATGCCTTCGCCGCCGGACGCGGCAGTGCGGCGGCGGGCGCGGGCAGCGTCGCGCTGGGCGCGGCGAGTTTCGCCGCCGGCCCGGGCGACACCGCCATCGGCCGCAACGCGCGCGTCAACGCCGACCAGAGCACGGCCGTCGGCGAGAACGCGACGATCGCCGTGGGCGCATTGCAGGCGTCGGCGTTCGGCGCCAACACCAGCGTGACCGCGTCGCAGGGCACGGCGCTGGGCTTCGGCAGCAGCGTCTCGGCGGTGAACGCCGTCGCGTTAGGCGCGGGCAGCGTCGCCAATCTGGCCAACACGGTGTCCTTCGGCACCGTCGGTGCGGAACGCCGGCTGGTGAACGTGGCGCCCGGCGTGGCGCCGACCGATGGCGTGAACGTCAGCCAGCTCGGCATCGTCGTCGGCGCGAGCACGCGCTACTTCAAGGCGGACGGATTGAACGACGGCAGCGACGACGCGGTCGCCAGCGGACTGACCTCCGTCGCCGCAGGCGCGGGCGCGCAGGCCCTGGGCGCGAACAGCGTCGCGGTCGGTGCCGCCAGCCGCGCCGCCGGGCCGTCCGATACGGCGGTCGGCCGCAACGCACAGGTGCTCGCCGACCAGAGCACGGCGGTGGGCGCCGACAGCGTCATCGCCGTCGGTGCGTTGCAGTCATCGGCTTTCGGCGCGAACACGAACGTCGGCGCGACGCAGGGCACGGCGCTCGGCTTCGGCGCGAGCACGACCGTGGACGGCGGCGTGGCGCTGGGCGCGGGCTCCGTGTCCGGCCGCGCCATCGCGCCGGCCGTCGGGGTGATCCCGGCGGGCATCCACGTCATTCCGTTCAACACGACGGACCGCACGTTGCTGGGTGCCATCTCGGTCGGCACCGATACCGCCTACCGGCAGATCATCAACGTCGCCGACGGCACGGAAGGCAGCGATGCCGTGACCGTGCGGCAGTTGCAGAGCGCGATCGGCGGCGTGTCGAGTGCGGGTTCGATGTACTTCCACGCCAATTCGACGCAGGCCGACTCGCTGGCGGTCGGCGCCGAGTCCATCGCGGTCGGTCCGTTGGCGGTGGTGAATGCCGACAGCGGCATCGGCATCGGCAACGGAGCGACGATCGAAACGGCCGCGAGCGACGGCATCGCCATCGGTCGCAACACGCTCGTCGGAGGCACGTCCGGCGTGGCCGTGGGCGTGCAGGCGGAATCCTTCGGTGCGGGCAGCGTTGCGCTCGGCGGCAGTGCGCTCGCATTGCAGCCGCTGTCGGTCGCACTGGGCACCGGCGCGGTCAGTTCGCATCTGCTGTCGGTCGCCATCGGCGCCGAATCGGTCACCACGGTCGGCCCGCAGACGGGCTACACGGCCTTCGGACTGGCGGCACCGCAGAACTCCATCGGCGAGGTGTCCTTCGGCAGGGCATCGGCGGCACGCAAGTTGACGCACGTCGCGGCGGGCAGCGACGACACCGACGCGGTCAACGTCGCGCAGCTGCGCGCGGTGCAGGTGGCGGCGGGTGACGCGTTGCTGTGGGACGCGGGCGCCAATGCCTTCAGTGCGAACCATCTGGGCGCCGGGCCCAACAAGATCGTGAACCTCGGCGACGGTGCGGTTGGCGCGGGCAGCACCGAGGCCATCAACGGCGGCCAGTTGTACGGCAGCTTGCAGAGCATGAGCAACGCGCTGACGGGCAGCGGCGCGCTGGTCAACGGCAACGTGTTGCAGGCGCCGCAGTTCGTGCTCGACGGCAACGTCTTCAACGACGTGGCTTCGGCGCTGCAGTTCCTCCAGTCGCAGGGCGGTGGAGGCGGCGGCAGCGATGCACGCTTCACCGCGCAGGACGCGGGGCCGGCGACCGCGACCGGCACCAATGCGGTCGCCGCCGGCAGCAACGCGCAGGCCAGCGCGGACAACAGCGTTGCGCTCGGTGCCAACTCGGTGGCCGATCGTGCCAATACGGTGTCGGTCGGTTCGGCCGGCGCGGAACGCCAGGTCGCCAACGTCGCCGCCGGCAGCGCGCCGACGGACGCGGTGAACGTGCAGCAGATGCAGGCGCAATCGGTCACCACGCTGACGCAGGCGAACGCGTACACGGACGCGCGCGTGCAGGAGATCGTCGCCGTGCCGATGCAGGCCATCGAAGACCTGCGCGGCGAGGTGGAGGACGAGTTCCGCCACACGGATCGCCGCATCAACCGCCAGGGCGCGATGAACGCCGCGATGATCCACATGGCCTCCAGTGCGGCGAACATCCAGACAGACAACCGCGTGTCAGTCGGCGCCGGTTACTCGGAAGGCGAGGAAGCGGTGTCGATCGGCTACCAGCGCCGGCTGAAGCCGAACGTGTCGTTCTCCATGGGCGCGGCCTTCAGCGGCAGCGAGCAGAGCGCGGGTGCGGGTATTGGCATCGGGTGGTGA